A portion of the Borreliella afzelii genome contains these proteins:
- a CDS encoding DUF1322 family protein: CSYDDVKKLPYDELLEVNRIADLKLEKELYELILSK; encoded by the coding sequence TTGCTCATACGATGATGTTAAGAAATTGCCTTATGATGAGCTTTTAGAAGTCAATCGAATTGCTGATCTTAAATTAGAAAAAGAGTTGTATGAATTAATTTTAAGCAAGTGA